The Zingiber officinale cultivar Zhangliang chromosome 9A, Zo_v1.1, whole genome shotgun sequence genome window below encodes:
- the LOC122020635 gene encoding putative germin-like protein 2-1, protein MMAKILMVIAALLALQLATSRVVWASDPSPLQDFCVADNSSKVFVNGFVCKSMDDVKAEDFFTYGLDKPGNTINKLGSNVRAVNVNTIPGLNTLGISMARIDFAPRGLNPPHTHPRATEILTVLEGELYVGFVTSNIGQTNRLFTKILKKGDVFVFPQGLVHFQFNRGHTRATAIAALSSQNPGTLTIANAVFGSKPSISDEVLAKAFQVDRKIVDRLQAQFWMDNNN, encoded by the exons ATGATGGCTAAAATTCTTATGGTTATTGCTGCTCTCCTTGCTTTGCAATTGGCTACCTCTCGTGTAGTATGGGCATCTGATCCTAGTCCACTTCAAGACTTTTGTGTCGCCGATAACAGCTCCAAAG TGTTTGTCAATGGATTCGTTTGCAAGAGCATGGATGACGTGAAAGCCGAAGACTTCTTCACCTATGGCCTCGACAAGCCCGGCAACACCATAAACAAGCTAGGCTCCAACGTCCGTGCAGTCAATGTGAATACAATTCCTGGGCTCAACACACTCGGCATCTCCATGGCTCGCATCGACTTCGCCCCTCGCGGACTCAACCCACCCCACACCCACCCTCGCGCCACTGAGATCCTCACCGTGCTAGAAGGAGAGCTCTATGTTGGCTTTGTGACATCCAACATCGGCCAAACCAATCGCCTTTTCACCAAGATTCTGAAGAAGGGCGATGTGTTTGTGTTCCCTCAAGGCCTTGTCCACTTCCAATTCAACCGTGGCCATACAAGAGCTACTGCAATCGCTGCTCTAAGTAGCCAAAACCCCGGTACCTTAACCATTGCAAATGCAGTTTTTGGCTCAAAACCCTCCATATCCGATGAAGTTCTCGCTAAGGCTTTCCAAGTGGATCGGAAGATTGTTGACCGACTCCAAGCTCAATTCTGGATGGATAACAACAATTAG
- the LOC122020661 gene encoding putative germin-like protein 2-1, translating to MHSNTNIPLLSSVIQLIKDMAMKLLLVALLALAFALAVLASDPSPLQDFCVADDSSKVFVNGAVCKNMNDVTADDFYTSGLDKPGNTVNNVRSNVTAVNLNKIPGLNTLGISLARIDFAPNGLNPPHTHPRATEILVVLEGELYVGFVTSNIGQTNRLFTKNLKKGDVFVFPQGLIHFQLNTGKYNAVALAGLSSQNPGVITIAKAVFGSTPPISDDVLAKAFQVDKRLVDRLQAQQWTDNNN from the exons ATGCATAGCAATACCAATATACCATTGCTCAGCTCAGTGATACAATTAATCAAAGACATGGCTATGAAACTGCTCCTCGTCGCACTCCTCGCCTTGGCTTTCGCTCTTGCTGTATTGGCTTCAGATCCTAGTCCCCTTCAGGACTTCTGCGTCGCAGATGATAGCTCCAAAG TGTTCGTCAACGGCGCCGTATGCAAGAACATGAACGACGTCACAGCCGACGACTTCTACACTTCTGGCCTCGACAAGCCCGGCAACACCGTCAACAATGTCCGCTCCAACGTCACCGCCGTCAACCTGAATAAGATCCCCGGGCTGAACACCCTCGGCATCTCCTTGGCTCGCATAGACTTCGCGCCTAATGGGCTCAACCCTCCCCACACCCACCCTCGCGCCACTGAGATCCTCGTCGTGCTAGAAGGAGAGCTCTACGTCGGCTTTGTGACGTCCAACATCGGCCAAACCAACCGCCTCTTCACTAAGAATTTGAAGAAGGGTGACGTCTTTGTGTTCCCCCAAGGCCTCATCCACTTCCAACTCAACACGGGCAAATACAATGCCGTTGCGCTCGCCGGTCTCAGCAGTCAAAACCCGGGCGTCATTACCATTGCCAAGGCTGTGTTCGGCTCGACGCCGCCCATTTCCGATGATGTGCTCGCCAAGGCTTTTCAGGTGGACAAACGCCTCGTTGACCGGCTCCAAGCTCAACAATGGACGGACAACAACAATTAG